In Atribacterota bacterium, the genomic window TGCCCTGCAGTGTCGTCATTGTGATGATGCACCCTGTGTGGAAAACTGCCTGACCGGAGCCATGTACCGGGATGAAAAAACCGGAATGGTGCTCTGTGACGAAGAGCGGTGTGTCGGATGCTGGATGTGTATTATGAGTTGCCCTTTCGGCGTGACTGAACGGCACAGAAGTCAAACTCGTATCGGTAGTAAATGTGATGGGTGTGTAAAGAAGGGGGGAATACCTCC contains:
- a CDS encoding 4Fe-4S dicluster domain-containing protein, with the translated sequence MRKIRIHEEYCIGCHLCEITCVVKHSPLGKLIKTFREERENRPLPRVRVEEEGYVSFALQCRHCDDAPCVENCLTGAMYRDEKTGMVLCDEERCVGCWMCIMSCPFGVTERHRSQTRIGSKCDGCVKKGGIPPCVENCPNEALTYE